The DNA window CTTTCCGACTTGATCCGTCGCACTTCTCAACCTGTTACAACTCCAATTATGGTTCGCGGCGTCGCTGAAGTACTGCGTCAGCCAGAATTTTCTGAGTTACAGCAAGTGCAGACGCTTATACACCTATTGGAAGAGGAACAAGACCAGCTGTGGCCTTTAATCTTTGAGTGGCCCAGACCAGATGTCACGGCCATTTCAGATACCACCTCTGGTTCGCGGGTGACGGTGCGGATTGGTTCAGAAAATCCTTTAGAACCGATGCGGATCTGTACGCTGATTTCTGCAACTTACCAGCAGGGTTCAGTACCCGTGGGAAGTGTGGGTGTTTTGGGACCAACGCGGATGGTATACGAAAATGCGATCGCACTCGTTGAAGCCGCCGCCGATTATCTCTCTGATGCTCTTACGCAACCCGCTTAATTTAGAAAGTGGCTAATAGCTAATCGCGATTAGCTATTGGGTAGCCGTTCACTACGAACCACGAACGATGAACATTGCTAATTGCCATTAGCTCTACTTTTTGCATTTCATTCTTCATTGATATGATTAGAAAAATTGGCTTGTGGGCGGTTTGGGGGGCATTTCTTACCTATGCCTTTCTGTTAGCGCCTCCGGAACAACCAGGCACTTTTGAACTGATAAAAAATCTCTCCACAGGACAGTGGACAGGGATTAACCCCCTAGTCGTCGCGCTATTCAATCTCCTGGGCATCGTACCCATGATTTACGCTTGCCTGATGTTCATTGACGGCAAACAGCAAAAGGTAGCAGCTTGGCCTTTTTCGGCGTTCTCTTTTGGAGTCGGAGCGTTTGCTTTGTTGCCTTATTTAGCGTTGCGAGAACCTAATCAGGAATTTCACGGACAAAAGAATTTGTTTCTGAAAATACTCGATTCCCGGTGGCTTGGTTTTTTGCTGACATTGGGCGCTGGGAGTTTGGTTGTTTATGGCTTGTTGGGCGGTAATTGGGCAGATTATGTTCAGCAGTTTCAGACAAATCGCTTCGTTCATGTCATGAGCTTAGATTTCTGCCTGCTGTGGTTAATATTTCCTGCACTTCTGGGAGATGACATGGCGCGTCGGGGAATCAACAATTCTGCACTTTTTTGGATAGTGGTGCTGATTCCTTTGTTTGGTTCTTTGGCTTATCTTTGCCTGCGCCCTCCCTTACCCGAAACCAGTGCCGAAGCCTTCCCTACGGAACGCCAACCCGCACAATCTAGAAATTAAAATTTGACAGAAATATGTTTAGAAAAACAGCACTTTGGTTATTATGGGCTGGATTTATTTCCTATGTTTTGCTGCTGGCACCACCAATTACGCCAGATACGCTGCGGCTAATTAAAAATATATTGACGGGTCAGTGGACAGAGGTTAACCCAATTATCCTTTCGATATTCGCTCTAGTCGGCATCTGGATACTCATCTATAGCTGTCTTTTGTTCGTTGATGGGAGGATGCAAAGGATTCGTTTCTGGCCTTTTGCTTTGGGTTCAGTGGGAACGGGAGTGATTAGCCTGATACCTTATTTAGCATTAAGGGAACCGAATCAAGAGTTTTCTGGGCAAAAGGATACTTTCCTGAAGGTTTTTGATTCTCGCTGGACGGGTATTCTCCTCAATTTCAGCGGGCTTTTCTTGCTAGCAATTGGCTTGTTAGCGGGTGATTGGGGAGAGTTTATTCAGCAATTTCAAAGCGATCGCTTTGTCAATGGCATGAGTTTGGCTGTTTGCCTGTTCTGTCTGTTGTTCCCGACCGTTCTCGGCGATGATATGGCACGTCGAGGGTTCAATATTCCCCAAGTTTTTTGGGCAGTGTCGCTGGTTCCGCTACTGGGTTCACTTGCCTATCTATGTATTCGTCCACCTTTGCCAGAAGCTAGTCCTGGTTCAGCACCAGAACCTGTTGCTAGCACTACACGAGCCTGAACCATATCCCTATTTTAGGAGAGAGAACGAACCGCAGAAGTCGCGGAGGGAAAAAAGGAAAAGGAGAAGATGCTGTTGCTTTCTTTTGAATGCAACCTGGTGTGACTTAAGACGGAGGTAAGGATTGTCATCTTTCTCTTAAAGTTAAACAATTGATGCATAATATTATCGGTCAAGATTATGGGCAGAAAAATTGCCTTGTTCTTGATATGGATTAAATTTCTTTTCTATACCGTATGGTTAGATCCACTCGCTCAACCAGAGACGTTTTCGCTGGTTTGGAAGTTGTTAACATTCCAGTTGGCAGATGTGAATGCAATTCTTGTGGCTATCTTCTGGCTCATGGGCGTTTGGCCTATGATTTATGCTTGTCTAATGTTTGCTGATGGCACAACGCAACCGTTTCGCTCATGGCCTTATTTCATTGGGGCAAATGGAACGGGTGTGATTTGCTTTATCCCCTATTTAATTTTCCGAAAATCAAATCAAGAATTTTCTGGACCGAAGGATAAATTACTAAAAATTCTAGATTCCCGTTGGACAGGAATTTTCCTACTGTTAACAACGATTGGCTTACTTGCCTACGCCATATTTGCAGGAAATTGGGGAGATTACACTCAAGAGTTTCAAACCAAGGAATTTGTTCACCTAATTAGCTTGGATTTTTGTCTGATGTGCTTGGTGTTTCCATTAACTTCACTCTTTGACGATGATATGGCACGTCGGGATATCAAGGAGGCTAGAATTTTTTGGGCGGTGGCGCTAGTGCCTTTATTTGGACCACTTGCTTATCTTTGCCTGCGTCCACCTTTGCCAGAATCAAGTGCTGACGTCAGCGTTCAAGCGTCTCATTTGACAGCTTAGCTTGCGAGTTGTGCCAGGAGAAAATGTAGAGAGGTGCTGTAGCGTCTCTGGGAGGTGGAAGGCATGATTGCCACTTTTCCGGTATTTTCTTTTATAGCAATTCTTGTTTGGATGCAGTACCGTTTAACCCCACCCCTGCCCCTCCCTGCTTGCGGGGAGGGGTTCAATACTGCCACCTCTCCGTTTGCGGAGAGGGGGTTGGGGGTGAGGTTCCGAGTATAGTGAGAACTGCTATACAGGCAAGTTAAAGGTGCGATAACCGATCGAAATGCCAACGAATCCTTACGCTTGGGTAGAGCAATCCCTTGCCACCATTCACCGCGCAGATTGGTATCGGTCGGTGCAAGCGATCGCTAGTCGTCCGGGTGCGACGGTGCGGCTGGAGGGGCGTGAAGTCATCAATTTTGCCAGTAATGATTATCTAGGACTCGCGGGGGATGAACGCCTCATCCAAGCCGCAGTAGCCGCTACTCAGGCATTTGGCACGGGTAGCACGGGTTCTCGGTTACTCAGCGGACATCGGGAACTGCATCGGGAATTGGAAAAAGCGATCGCATCTCTCAAACAGACCGAAGATGCCTTGGTTTTTAGTTCTGGATATCTGGCAAACTTAGGAGCGATCGCTGCTTTAGTCGGAAAACGCGACTTGATTGTGTCTGATGGGTACAATCATTCCAGTCTGAAAAATGGGGCAATTCTTAGCGGTGCAACGGTTATCGAATACTCTCACTGCAATGTTGAAGAGTTAAAAACCCAGTTGAATTTACACCGGGAAAAATATCGTCGATGCCTGATTCTCACAGATAGCGTCTTCAGTATGGATGGTGATTTGTGCCCCTTACCGGGACTGTTGGAGCTGGCGGAGGAATTTAGCTGTATGCTGCTCGTTGATGAAGCTCATGCCACAGGGGTACTGGGAGCAACGGGTGCTGGCTGTGTAGAACATTTTCGCTGTAGCAATGTCCCATTGATTCAAATCGGCACCCTCAGCAAAGCTTTAGGCAGTTTGGGCGGATATGTCGCAGGCGGCTCGGCTTTGATTGACTTTTTGCGGAATCGGGCACCCAGTTGGATTTATACGACGGCTCTTTCCCCCGCTGATACGGCTGCGGCATTGGAAGCCGTTCGGATCGTTCAAAAAGAACCGGAACGCCGCGCCAGTCTATGGAATAATGTCAAGTTTCTCAAACAGCAGATTGCCCAGCAATTACCCTTACAATTACTTCCTTCTGAATCTCCCATCCTCTGCTTTCCCCTGGAAAGTGCAGAAACAGCGCTAAAAATGGGGCATCAACTGAAAGTATCGGGCATTTTTGCCCCAGCAATTCGTCCTCCCACCGTGCCTACCAGTCGAATTCGACTCTCGGTGATGGCAACTCATGAAGCTGCTCAACTTCAACGATTAGTGGAGGTGTTAAGGGGGAATATTCAGTCTGGTTGATTCCCCGTAATATAAGAACCCCTCCCCGCCGTTGCCTGCGGCTCCGGTTCCCCTCCCCGTAAACGGGGAGGGGCTGGGGGTGGGGTTCCAGATGCCAAAACTATTGCCGATGGTCAACGATGGTAACGCGATCGCTCACCTGGGTCACTTTATCCTGAGACTCAATCTCATTCACAGCGGTCAGATTCTCCTGAGGTTCAACGCTACGGTCAGTCGGAGCAGTTCTCGAAGTCGGAGAACGTGGCACATCGTAGATAGCCCACTCTTGAATGCCGCGATTGCTCAGAACTGATTCGGCACGTTCGACATCGTCTTCGGTACCATCTACCATAACCAGATAATCACCGCGAGCCACAAGGTTGTTATAAACTTGCGCTCGATCTTCTGGAATTCCTAAACCTAGCAATGCGCCAATCAAGCCACCTGCGGCTGCGCCGATTCCACTCCCCGCAAGGGTCGTTGCGATCGCGGTCGCAGTCGCGCCAGCCAACAAAATCGGGCCAACTCCAGGAATCGCCAATACACCCAAACCGACTAATAAGCCAGTCAGACCGCCTAAAGCACCCCCAGCGATCGCTCCCGTGGTGGCGCTTTCATCAACGTTATTGTCATCAACGCGATCGCTCACTTCGACGCCAGCGATTTGATCCTGGGTGTCTGCATCTCTGGCGACGACAGAAACTTTACTCATCGGAAAGCCAGAATTATTCAGCTCGTGAAGCGCATCTTCCGTATCCTGACGGCTGAGAAAGGCACCAACAGCACGCTTGTGTTGGCTGAAATCTCGATCGTTGTCATCTTCCGTGGGGACATAGGCGACGGGAGACATGGCACCCAGCGGATTGAGTCCCAATGAAGAGGAATAACCCGTCGCCAGGGGATCGAGTCCTAACGGGGAAGGATACGTGCTGCTGATCGGATCGAAGGGGGTTGAGGAAGAAGTGCCATAATTGTCAGGAACCGCCGCAACCTCGCTCACATCGTAGACACCCCAATGCTGAATACCCTGTCGGTTCAAAATCAATTCAGCGTGATTAATTTCCTCTTGCGTACCCTCGACGATGACTAAATAATCTCCTTGGGAGACTCGGTGGTTGTAAACTTTGGCTTGTTCTTCAGGAATTCCTAAACCCATCAGTGCCCCGGCAATTCCACCTGTCGCAGCACCAACGGCACCCCCGATTATCGCATCTCCCAGAATAGAAGCGATCGCACCTCCTGCGAGAACCGGACCAAATCCTGGAACTGCTAACGCACTTAAGGCTCCCAGGATGCCAACCAAGCCGCCGACGGCACCGCCTGCGATCGCACCTGCTGCTGCACCTCCACCGGCTTCATTGCCGCCTCTGTAAGGGTTGACTTCAACACCAGCTACCTCATCTTGCCGACTGGTATCTCGTGCCACCACAGAAACCGTGTTCATGGCAAAACCAGAATCCCTAAGCTCGTTGAGCGCATATTCCGCTTGTTCAGGGGTAGAAAATACGCCGACAGCTCGCTTGTTTTGGTCGAGGGTCATTTTTTCCTCCTAGAAGTATGCAATAACTTCCGTCAGCACAAATTTACAATCAATTTTTTATTTATGCACTTTTATCAGTTTTCTCTTTTTTTCTACACTTTTCATCAGCCTGAAGATGTAAAATTTTTTTCTCTATCAATAGATGAGTAAAAGATATGCTTCTGTCAGAACCCAATGCATTTTCCGCATCAGTTTTTTTGATAAAAAACTCTTTTCTGTTTTTGCTCATTTTTTCGCCTCCCCCTATTTCTTGCCCTTAGGATGAGTGGAAAGACCCTTATACTTTGGCTTATCCAGTAAAACTAACCCTTAAAACTGCTTCTATTTCTGGGAAGGGAAAAAACTTATGTTTTCCAAGGAGAGGAATCGCCAAGAGATTAACCGACATTTATCCAGGGGAACCGGCTCCTAGAGCATAAATGGGAAGATCCTGCCCCGATGACCCAGAGAACTTTTTCCGAACAAAGCGCGGGAATTGCCACTCATTCGTTCGGTTATACCACCACCGATAGAGGGCAACTATCGGTACGCTCATAATCAGAAGTAATTTAAAGACGCACCGCCAATTGATTGCCGTTAAAGGGGTGGATCTTTGTGCAAAAAAAGTGGTTACTGCCAAGCATCAGTGAAATATTAGCCCAGAGCGAACAGGCTGGGGCAAGTCCTGTTGTGCCTTCTATCGATCAGACAGCAGAAAAGCAGACAGCAGAAAAAGCGAATGGATTGCGCCCTGTCAGTCGGACAGGGCGAGAGTACGCTCGTGCGTCGCGGGAGTGGTGTGGAGCGATCGCTGCTTTGGAACAGTTGCTGCTGCAAGTTCTAGAACCTGCCACTGATTCTCCTCAAACCTTGGGCCTAGTTTTAGCGGGTCCCGTGCCGGTTCTGTGCCACCCAGCGATAATGGCTCGCGTACACACCGGGATTTTTACAGCAGAGCGATTTAATCCTCTGGCATTAATGCCGTTTCTGCTGCCTCCAGCCACAACTCAGCCGAAGGAAAACGAACCTCAATCGACTTCTAACTACCCGTTAATCCCTGCCGATCCCTTAACAACCGAACAGTTTTGTGTGGTTTTCACACCACGGTTCAGCTTAGTGATGGTCGTTGGAGAAGATATTACAGGTGTCCCAGCTTTCCAATATTCTTTTGATCCGGAAGTCGTAACCCAAGCGTGGCAAAGTTTGCGATCGCGCTTGTTACTGACTAGCCTTCATCTCGTGGGTCAGTTAGAAACTTTAGTTGAACGCTTTGCACCCCAAGCGCCTGATTACCGAACGGTTATGCAGTTTAGCCGCTTGTTGTTGAAACATTTGCCCGAAGAAGTCAGAGGTGAACATCGGAAAGATGCCGATGTACCTCGTCTTGGGTGTGGGCAAGAAGCAAAAGGTAAAGAACTAGAAAATAATTCTGAACTGCCCATTTTGAATTCTAAATTAATTGAAAATTCAAAACTGAAAATTCAAAATTCTAATGATGTCGAATTACTCCAAGCTTTTGCCCACGAAGTCCGGACGCCGCTGAGTACCATTCGCACCTTAACGCGGCTGTTGCTCAAGCGCCGTAAGGAATTAGCACCAGATATCATCAGGCGTTTGGAAGTGATCGATCACGAGTGTACCGAGCAAATCGACCGCATGGAGTTGTTTTTCCGAGCGGTGGAATTAGAAACAGAACCGATTAAGCGATCGCCCGTTCACCTGACGGCGATGTCGGTGGCGCAGGTCTTCCAAAACAGCATTCCTCGTTGGCAAAAACAAGCAAATCGTCGCAACTTAACCTTAGAGGTGGTATTACCGCAAAAGCTCCCCGCTGTTGTTAGTAATCCCGCCATGCTCGATCAGGTACTGACTGGGTTAATTGAAAACTTCACCCGCAGTATCCCCGCAGGCGGTCATATTCAGGTAGAGGTGACACCCGCCGGAGACCAGCTAAAGTTGCAACTCCAGTCTCAAAACCAACCTGACGAAAGCGGCAACTCTCTAGCAGCAGACAACAACCCACCAACGCGCAAGTCAATTGGTCAGCTATTGATGTTCCAGCCAGAAACCGGATGTTTGAGCCTCAATCTCAATGTCACCAAAAATCTCTTCCAAGCGTTAGGAGGAAAACTGATTGTGCGCCAAAGACCCCAGCAAGGTGAGGTCATGACGATTTTCCTACCGTTAGATGTGGATGGTTCCGGCATTTGGAATGCTTGATGGGTAATCACGGGATAGCGATCGCTATCCCGCCACCAATGCGAGTCTTACGTCTAGCATCCGATCTTCGTTACAGCCGCGATCGCTGGACAGTCTCTTTGTGTCTGGGCTATGACAGTGTAGCTAATGCCGCACATCTACACCTGTTGCTCCAGCCATGCGACTCCCAAAAATCGGACTGACCTTATTCGCCATGCTTCTTGCCAATGCTGCCGCGCCGGTTGCTGCCAATTTTCCAGCAACTTCAGCACCCAAAGCGTTGGCTCAAACTCCAGATGCCCGGAAAGCGGAAGCAGCGAGACTGGATGAGCAAGCATTTGACCAGTTTCTTGCCAATCAACATGAAGCGGCATTACAGTCTTGGCAACAGGCACTCTTGATCTACCAGGAACTCAAAGACCGCCGAGGCGAGGAGTTGGTGCTAGAAAAGATCGACATGGTTTATGAGACTCAAGCAGACCGCTTACGCAAACAAGGAGCTGGGCAGTACTTTACCAGCCAATGGGAAGCGGCATTACAGTCTTTGGAACAGTCACTCTTAATCTACCGGGACATCAAAAACCGAAAAGGCGAGGCATTGGCGCTAGGAGCGATAGGACTGGTTTATGACTCTCTAGGTGACTATGCCAAAGCGATTGATTACACTCAGCAGCAGTTGGCGATCGCGAGAGAAATAGAAGACCCTCTCAATGAGAGGGCGGCATTGGCTAATCTGGGAGGGATTTACCTTAACTTGGAAAACTACCCTAGGGGGATTGAGTATTCTCAGCAGGTATTAGCGCTCGTCGCAGCAGAGGGATTTCCAGATCCACAAGCTGAGGGGAAAGCAGTAGCCAATCTAGGAGCAGCTTACGTTTCTCTGGGAGACTATGCCAAGGCGATTGGCTACCTTCAGCAGCAGTTAGCCAACGCACGGGAAATAGAAGACCGACGAAGCGAGGGGGCGGCACTGGGCAATTTGGGAGTCGCTTACAGTAACCTTGGAGACTATGCTAAAGCGATTGAATCCTCTCAGCAGCAGTTAGCGATTGTCCGGGAAATAAAAAATCGACGAAGTGAGGGGTTGGCACTGGCTAATCTGGCAACAGCTTATATTTTTTTAGATGACTATCCCAAGGCGATTGATTATAGTCAGCAGAGTTTGGCGATCGCAAGAGAAATCAAAGATCGACGCAATGAAGGAGCTTTACTAGGTAATCTGGGAGTGGCTTACCGTCGCCTTGGGGACTATGTTAAAGCGCTTGAATCCTCTCAGCAACAGTTAGCGATCGCACAAGAAATTCAAAACCGTGAAAGCGAAGGGATAGCTCTGCAAAATATGGGTTTTACTCTCTACAAACAGGGCAATTTCGTAACCGCAGAGCCAATTTTAATGGATGGAATTAAGGTTCTGGAATCTATCCGAGCGGGCTTAGGCAGTAACGATGCGAATAAGGTGTCAATCTTTGAAAGGCAAATTGGCACGTACCAGATATTACAAAAAGTCCTCATTGCCCAGAATAAAACTGAGCCAGCACTAGAAATTGCGGAGCGGGGGAGGGCACGGGCCTTTGTGGAATTACTCGCTGATAGGTTGCAGGATGACAGGTTACAGGTTGAAGGTTCAGCTCAACCTTCTAACCTTCAACCTCCTACCATTGAGCAAA is part of the Coleofasciculus sp. FACHB-1120 genome and encodes:
- a CDS encoding general stress protein; translated protein: MTLDQNKRAVGVFSTPEQAEYALNELRDSGFAMNTVSVVARDTSRQDEVAGVEVNPYRGGNEAGGGAAAGAIAGGAVGGLVGILGALSALAVPGFGPVLAGGAIASILGDAIIGGAVGAATGGIAGALMGLGIPEEQAKVYNHRVSQGDYLVIVEGTQEEINHAELILNRQGIQHWGVYDVSEVAAVPDNYGTSSSTPFDPISSTYPSPLGLDPLATGYSSSLGLNPLGAMSPVAYVPTEDDNDRDFSQHKRAVGAFLSRQDTEDALHELNNSGFPMSKVSVVARDADTQDQIAGVEVSDRVDDNNVDESATTGAIAGGALGGLTGLLVGLGVLAIPGVGPILLAGATATAIATTLAGSGIGAAAGGLIGALLGLGIPEDRAQVYNNLVARGDYLVMVDGTEDDVERAESVLSNRGIQEWAIYDVPRSPTSRTAPTDRSVEPQENLTAVNEIESQDKVTQVSDRVTIVDHRQ
- a CDS encoding CHAT domain-containing tetratricopeptide repeat protein, whose amino-acid sequence is MRLPKIGLTLFAMLLANAAAPVAANFPATSAPKALAQTPDARKAEAARLDEQAFDQFLANQHEAALQSWQQALLIYQELKDRRGEELVLEKIDMVYETQADRLRKQGAGQYFTSQWEAALQSLEQSLLIYRDIKNRKGEALALGAIGLVYDSLGDYAKAIDYTQQQLAIAREIEDPLNERAALANLGGIYLNLENYPRGIEYSQQVLALVAAEGFPDPQAEGKAVANLGAAYVSLGDYAKAIGYLQQQLANAREIEDRRSEGAALGNLGVAYSNLGDYAKAIESSQQQLAIVREIKNRRSEGLALANLATAYIFLDDYPKAIDYSQQSLAIAREIKDRRNEGALLGNLGVAYRRLGDYVKALESSQQQLAIAQEIQNRESEGIALQNMGFTLYKQGNFVTAEPILMDGIKVLESIRAGLGSNDANKVSIFERQIGTYQILQKVLIAQNKTEPALEIAERGRARAFVELLADRLQDDRLQVEGSAQPSNLQPPTIEQIKQIAKAQTSTLVQYSIIYDTFNVQGKQQAQESELYIWVIKPTGEVTFRRADLKPLWQKQNISLEELVTSSRDSIGVRGRGLAVTSKVDKTSTNKRLQQLHQLLIQPIADRLPKDPNDRIIFIPQSELFLVPFPALQDASGKYLIEQHSIVTAPAIQVLELTRKQRQRVSGKEVLVVGNPTMPKVAPKMGEKPEPLSQLPGAEQEAKAIASLLKTKPLIGKQATKIAIAQQMPKAKIIHLATHGLLDDFKGLGVPGAIALAPSEQDTGLLTASEILDMKLNAELVVLSACDTGRGKITGDGVIGLSRSLITAGIPSVIVSLWSVPDAPTASLMTEFYQNLQKDSDKAQAMRQAMLTTMKQHPDPKDWAAFTLIGEAQ
- a CDS encoding HAMP domain-containing histidine kinase; protein product: MQKKWLLPSISEILAQSEQAGASPVVPSIDQTAEKQTAEKANGLRPVSRTGREYARASREWCGAIAALEQLLLQVLEPATDSPQTLGLVLAGPVPVLCHPAIMARVHTGIFTAERFNPLALMPFLLPPATTQPKENEPQSTSNYPLIPADPLTTEQFCVVFTPRFSLVMVVGEDITGVPAFQYSFDPEVVTQAWQSLRSRLLLTSLHLVGQLETLVERFAPQAPDYRTVMQFSRLLLKHLPEEVRGEHRKDADVPRLGCGQEAKGKELENNSELPILNSKLIENSKLKIQNSNDVELLQAFAHEVRTPLSTIRTLTRLLLKRRKELAPDIIRRLEVIDHECTEQIDRMELFFRAVELETEPIKRSPVHLTAMSVAQVFQNSIPRWQKQANRRNLTLEVVLPQKLPAVVSNPAMLDQVLTGLIENFTRSIPAGGHIQVEVTPAGDQLKLQLQSQNQPDESGNSLAADNNPPTRKSIGQLLMFQPETGCLSLNLNVTKNLFQALGGKLIVRQRPQQGEVMTIFLPLDVDGSGIWNA
- a CDS encoding DUF2834 domain-containing protein, with amino-acid sequence MIRKIGLWAVWGAFLTYAFLLAPPEQPGTFELIKNLSTGQWTGINPLVVALFNLLGIVPMIYACLMFIDGKQQKVAAWPFSAFSFGVGAFALLPYLALREPNQEFHGQKNLFLKILDSRWLGFLLTLGAGSLVVYGLLGGNWADYVQQFQTNRFVHVMSLDFCLLWLIFPALLGDDMARRGINNSALFWIVVLIPLFGSLAYLCLRPPLPETSAEAFPTERQPAQSRN
- a CDS encoding DUF2834 domain-containing protein yields the protein MGRKIALFLIWIKFLFYTVWLDPLAQPETFSLVWKLLTFQLADVNAILVAIFWLMGVWPMIYACLMFADGTTQPFRSWPYFIGANGTGVICFIPYLIFRKSNQEFSGPKDKLLKILDSRWTGIFLLLTTIGLLAYAIFAGNWGDYTQEFQTKEFVHLISLDFCLMCLVFPLTSLFDDDMARRDIKEARIFWAVALVPLFGPLAYLCLRPPLPESSADVSVQASHLTA
- the bioF gene encoding 8-amino-7-oxononanoate synthase, with protein sequence MPTNPYAWVEQSLATIHRADWYRSVQAIASRPGATVRLEGREVINFASNDYLGLAGDERLIQAAVAATQAFGTGSTGSRLLSGHRELHRELEKAIASLKQTEDALVFSSGYLANLGAIAALVGKRDLIVSDGYNHSSLKNGAILSGATVIEYSHCNVEELKTQLNLHREKYRRCLILTDSVFSMDGDLCPLPGLLELAEEFSCMLLVDEAHATGVLGATGAGCVEHFRCSNVPLIQIGTLSKALGSLGGYVAGGSALIDFLRNRAPSWIYTTALSPADTAAALEAVRIVQKEPERRASLWNNVKFLKQQIAQQLPLQLLPSESPILCFPLESAETALKMGHQLKVSGIFAPAIRPPTVPTSRIRLSVMATHEAAQLQRLVEVLRGNIQSG